Proteins encoded in a region of the Vitis riparia cultivar Riparia Gloire de Montpellier isolate 1030 chromosome 7, EGFV_Vit.rip_1.0, whole genome shotgun sequence genome:
- the LOC117919277 gene encoding pectinesterase inhibitor — translation MEPNSSFFFFFFFFFLLPLGHCFALQVNLTAGNELIEKVCQHSPHSDICMASLRTDPNSGQADMEGLALIALKVAHANATDTSQHIAKLLNNSTLDPFIEQCLTDCSEQYLDAVEQIEDSLVALTAKGFHDVDAWVKAAIADVDTCEQGFKEKPDYESMLTHRNIIFKQLCNNALAIIHDLQ, via the coding sequence ATGGAACCCAACtcaagcttcttcttcttcttcttctttttcttccttttaccTCTAGGCCATTGCTTCGCCCTCCAAGTCAATCTGACCGCTGGCAACGAACTGATAGAAAAGGTCTGTCAGCACTCTCCCCATAGTGATATCTGTATGGCCAGCCTTCGGACCGACCCGAACAGTGGCCAGGCGGACATGGAAGGCCTCGCCTTGATTGCACTCAAGGTTGCCCATGCAAATGCGACAGACACATCACAACATATAGCCAAGTTGCTGAACAATTCCACTTTGGACCCCTTCATTGAGCAGTGCCTCACAGACTGCTCGGAGCAGTATTTGGATGCTGTGGAGCAGATAGAGGACTCGCTTGTTGCCCTCACAGCCAAAGGGTTCCATGATGTTGACGCTTGGGTGAAGGCAGCAATAGCTGATGTGGACACATGCGAGCAGGGATTCAAGGAGAAGCCTGACTATGAGTCGATGCTGACCCATAGGAACATCATCTTTAAGCAGTTATGCAACAATGCCTTGGCAATCATTCATGACTTGCAGTGA
- the LOC117917684 gene encoding probable pectinesterase/pectinesterase inhibitor 7: MTMSSSKLSLSLVAFSAIVISLALFSSTSLADDSICQSTPDPSSCKGLVQSNKSANVYDYGRSSLKKSIATSRKFLSLVDKYLSARSNLSAAAVRALQDCRFLGGLNLDYLLSSSQVADANSKILSVLEADDVQTLLSALLTNQQTCLDGLQETSSSWSVKNGVSTPLSNDTKLYRVSLSLFTKGWVPKQKKGKVVKARKHLPFGNGRLPLKMSSQNRKLYESVSNRKLLDTGNDQVEVSDIVTVNQDGSGNFTTINDAIAVAPNNTNGSNGYFVIYIQAGVYEEYVSIAKNKKYLMMIGDGINQTVITGNRSVVDGWTTFNSATFAVVAQGFVAVNITFRNTAGAAKHQAVALRSGADLSTFYLCSFEAYQDTLYTHSLRQFYRECDIYGTVDFIFGNAAVVFQNCNLYPRLPLSGQFNAITAQGRTDPNQNTGTSIHNCVIRAADDLAASNGTTKTYLGRPWKEYSRTVYMQSNMGSLIDPSGWSIWSGDFALSTLYYAEYNNTGPGSNTSNRVTWSGYHVIGASDAANFTVGNFLLGGDWLPQTGVPYTGGLL; encoded by the exons ATGACCATGTCTTCTTCTAAGCTTTCGTTGTCCCTCGTTGCTTTCTCAGCCATTGTCATTTCCCTTGCTCTTTTCTCATCGACATCTCTAGCAGATGACTCCATATGTCAGTCCACACCTGACCCTTCCTCTTGCAAAGGCCTTGTCCAGAGCAACAAATCCGCAAATGTTTACGATTATGGAAGGTCATCCTTGAAGAAGTCGATAGCGACTTCGCGTAAGTTCTTGTCCCTGGTTGACAAGTACCTCAGTGCCCGGTCCAATTTGTCGGCCGCTGCGGTTCGGGCGCTGCAGGACTGTCGCTTTCTAGGAGGACTAAACTTGGATTACTTGTTGAGCTCTTCTCAAGTTGCGGATGCTAATTCTAAAATCCTGTCTGTTTTGGAAGCTGATGATGTGCAAACCTTGCTTAGTGCCCTTTTAACTAACCAGCAAACATGCTTGGATGGTCTGCAAGAGACCTCTTCTTCATGGAGTGTGAAGAACGGTGTTTCAACTCCCCTGTCCAATGACACTAAGCTCTATAGAGTTTCTCTATCCCTCTTCACCAAGGGTTGGGTTCCCAAGCAGAAGAAGGGGAAAGTGGTGAAAGCTAGGAAGCATCTCCCCTTTGGAAATGGGCGCTTGCCCTTGAAAATGTCTAGCCAAAACCGAAAACTCTACGAGTCTGTGAGTAACAGGAAGTTGCTAGACACCGGTAATGATCAGGTCGAAGTAAGCGACATCGTGACGGTGAACCAGGATGGGAGTGGAAATTTCACGACCATTAATGATGCCATAGCTGTAGCTCCAAACAACACCAATGGCAGCAATGGATACTTTGTGATTTACATCCAGGCCGGAGTCTACGAAGAGTACGTATCCATCGCTAAGAATAAGAAGTACTTGATGATGATCGGTGATGGCATCAACCAGACTGTGATCACCGGAAACAGAAGCGTGGTTGATGGATGGACAACTTTCAACTCCGCCACATTTG CTGTGGTGGCACAAGGATTTGTTGCAGTGAACATAACATTCCGGAACACAGCTGGGGCAGCAAAACATCAAGCGGTTGCCCTCCGGAGCGGGGCTGATTTATCAACATTCTACCTGTGCAGCTTTGAGGCCTATCAAGACACCTTATACACCCATTCCCTAAGGCAATTCTACAGAGAATGCGACATATATGGAACGGTTGATTTCATATTTGGCAATgctgcagttgtcttccaaaacTGCAACTTATATCCCCGGCTGCCCCTGAGCGGACAGTTCAATGCCATCACCGCCCAAGGCCGGACGGACCCCAATCAGAACACCGGCACCTCAATTCACAACTGTGTCATTCGTGCCGCCGATGATTTGGCTGCAAGCAATGGAACCACAAAGACATACTTGGGAAGGCCATGGAAGGAGTATTCAAGGACAGTGTACATGCAATCAAACATGGGTAGTTTGATTGATCCTTCTGGTTGGAGCATTTGGTCTGGGGATTTTGCTTTAAGTACATTATACTATGCTGAGTACAACAACACCGGACCCGGATCAAACACCAGTAATAGAGTTACATGGTCTGGATACCATGTGATTGGAGCTTCTGATGCTGCAAATTTCACTGTCGGCAACTTCCTTCTCGGGGGTGACTGGTTGCCTCAGACTGGGGTGCCTTACACTGGTGGCTTGTTATAA
- the LOC117918496 gene encoding epoxide hydrolase A, with product MEKIQHRNLRVNGINMHVAEIGEGPPILFLHGFPELWYSWRHQLLSLSSLGYRAIAPDLRGYGDSDAPPSPASYTALHIVGDLIALLDSLRLGQVFLVGHDWGAAIAWHFCLLRPDRVKALVNMSVVFRPRNPTRKPIESMRVLFGDDYYMCRFQEPGLAENEFARLGTETVMKIFLGSRNPRPPRMPKESWYSGALKTPTALPPWLSQEDINYFASKFNQNGFTGGLNYYRALDLSWEALAPWTGVPIKVPVKFIVGDLDTTYNTPGVKEYIHNGGFKREVPFLQELVIMEGVAHFINQERPEEINAHIYDFIRRF from the exons ATGGAGAAAATTCAGCATAGAAACCTAAGAGTAAATGGCATAAACATGCACGTTGCAGAGATTGGTGAAGGCCCACCAATCCTCTTCCTCCACGGCTTCCCAGAGCTCTGGTACTCATGGCGCCACCAGCTCCTCTCCCTCTCCTCCCTCGGCTACCGCGCCATCGCCCCGGACCTCCGCGGCTACGGCGATTCCGACGCCCCTCCCTCCCCCGCCAGCTACACGGCTCTCCACATCGTCGGCGACCTCATCGCCCTCCTCGACTCTCTCCGTCTCGGCCAGGTCTTCCTCGTGGGTCACGACTGGGGTGCTGCCATCGCCTGGCACTTTTGCTTGCTTAGGCCTGATAGGGTCAAGGCTCTGGTGAACATGAGTGTGGTGTTTCGGCCTCGGAACCCAACGAGGAAGCCCATTGAGTCGATGAGAGTTCTGTTTGGCGATGACTACTATATGTGCAGATTTCAG GAGCCAGGACTGGCAGAAAACGAGTTTGCTCGTCTTGGCACTGAGAcagtaatgaaaatttttcttggaTCTCGTAATCCACGTCCACCTCGGATGCCCAAAGAATCATGGTACAGTGGTGCGCTCAAGACCCCAACTGCCTTACCACCTTGGCTATCACAAGAAGACATCAATTACTTTGCCAGTAAATTTAACCAAAATGGCTTCACTGGAGGATTGAACTACTACCGAGCTTTGGACCT AAGCTGGGAGGCTTTGGCACCATGGACTGGAGTACCAATAAAAGTACCAGTCAAGTTTATTGTGGGAGACCTCGACACTACGTATAATACCCCGGGTGTCAAGGAATACATACACAATGGTGGCTTCAAGAGAGAAGTGCCATTTTTGCAGGAGTTGGTTATAATGGAGGGAGTGGCTCACTTCATCAACCAAGAAAGGCCAGAGGAAATCAATGCACACATATATGACTTCATCCGGAGGTTTTGA
- the LOC117917744 gene encoding RING-H2 finger protein ATL64, which yields MDDNTSGISKGCAPSSYALSGKVMLSSVVILFTVVAVIVFLHSYARWLFRRDRTRRHLRRRSRSRIRFDSDRTTAVSAIDGVVDQGLDVSILKSLPTFVYSKATHGPILECAVCLSEFEDDEKGRVLPKCNHCFHNDCIDMWFHSHSNCPLCRALVPLHLPSPTETVVPVLEPAGTETISAASPRCPRDDEENETGPSSSSTPGTLTLLECRRKPLELVGITVEMPAMRAGGCRGLEEVELGTTESQSSKSPGSRILSLKRIWST from the coding sequence ATGGATGATAACACAAGTGGAATTTCAAAGGGCTGTGCTCCGTCCAGCTATGCTCTTAGTGGAAAAGTTATGCTGAGTTCAGTTGTTATTCTCTTCACTGTTGTTGCTGTCATTGTTTTTCTCCATTCTTATGCCCGGTGGTTATTCCGTCGTGACCGGACTCGACGCCACCTCCGCCGCCGTAGCCGTAGCCGTATCCGCTTTGACTCGGACCGCACCACCGCCGTATCCGCCATCGACGGTGTCGTTGACCAGGGTCTCGATGTCTCCATCCTCAAGTCTCTTCCGACTTTTGTCTACTCGAAGGCCACTCACGGCCCAATTTTAGAATGCGCCGTCTGCTTATCGGAGTTTGAAGATGACGAGAAAGGCCGCGTTTTGCCGAAATGTAACCACTGCTTCCACAATGACTGCATCGACATGTGGTTCCACTCTCACTCCAATTGCCCACTCTGCAGAGCCCTTGTTCCGCTCCACCTTCCATCCCCGACCGAAACGGTCGTACCGGTTCTCGAACCAGCCGGAACGGAGACGATCTCCGCAGCTTCTCCCCGGTGCCCAAGGGATGATGAGGAAAACGAAACGGGTCCATCTTCTTCATCGACTCCGGGGACCTTGACGCTGTTGGAGTGCCGAAGGAAGCCACTAGAGCTGGTGGGTATAACGGTGGAGATGCCGGCCATGAGAGCAGGGGGGTGTAGAGGCTTGGAAGAGGTGGAGTTGGGAACAACGGAGAGCCAATCATCGAAGTCGCCGGGAAGTCGGATCCTGTCGTTGAAGAGGATTTGGAGCACATAA